The following coding sequences are from one Eucalyptus grandis isolate ANBG69807.140 chromosome 11, ASM1654582v1, whole genome shotgun sequence window:
- the LOC104427043 gene encoding rust resistance kinase Lr10, translated as MVVKFILGAPCVMMLLIHKWRRRHLAIDQNVEEFLQSNNNFWPIRYSYSEIKKITGGLKDKLGEGGYGFVFKGKLRSGCNVAVKILKNGKANGQDFISEVATIGRIHHVNVVGLIGFCFEGSKQALVYDFMHNGSLDKHIFSRGQGTCLDCKEVYKIALGVARGIKYLHRGCDMQILHFDIKPHNILLDKDLTPKVSDFGLARLYSPNHNTVSLTAARGTLGYMAPELVYKNIGSISYKADVYSFGKLLMEMASRRKNADTVAEYSSDIYFPLWVHDQLSEGLNVTMEEVSEEDKRIVEKMIIVALWCIQLNPSDRPSMHKVLEMLEGEANDLQVPPKPLFYPTEMSARDDETWTDKDNDTISTSSISATTYEASHLEQTSISIRQA; from the coding sequence ATGGTTGTGAAATTCATCTTGGGAGCCCCATGTGTGATGATGTTGCTTATACACAAATGGAGGAGAAGACACTTAGCAATTGATCAAAACgttgaagaatttttgcaatCTAACAATAACTTCTGGCCGATAAGATACTCTTACTCGGAGATCAAGAAAATCACAGGCGGTCTTAAGGACAAACTAGGTGAGGGAGGGTATGGTTTTGTGTTCAAAGGAAAACTAAGAAGCGGTTGCAATGTTGCGGTGAAGATCCTAAAGAATGGGAAAGCAAATGGGCAAGACTTCATCAGTGAAGTGGCTACCATCGGAAGAATTCATCATGTTAATGTGGTTGGACTCAttggtttttgctttgaagGCTCCAAACAAGCTCTCGTCTATGATTTCATGCACAATGGGTCTTTGGATAAGCACATTTTCTCACGAGGACAGGGGACTTGCCTTGATTGTAAGGAAGTATACAAGATTGCTCTCGGAGTGGCTAGAGGGATCAAGTATCTTCATCGAGGATGCGACATGCAAATTCTACATTTTGATATTAAGCCTCACAATATTCTTCTTGATAAGGATTTAACTCCAAAAGTTTCTGACTTTGGGCTGGCGAGATTGTACTCCCCGAACCACAACACCGTGTCTTTAACTGCCGCAAGAGGAACCTTAGGATACATGGCTCCAGAGCTAGTCTATAAGAACATTGGGAGTATCTCTTACAAAGCTGATGTCTATAGTTTTGGCAAATTGTTAATGGAAATGGCCAGTAGGAGGAAGAATGCAGACACGGTTGCGGAGTATTCTAGTGatatttactttcctttatgGGTTCATGACCAACTTAGTGAGGGATTAAATGTTACAATGGAAGAGGTTAGCGAGGAGGATAAGAGAATAGTAGAGAAGATGATAATAGTTGCTCTTTGGTGCATACAATTGAATCCCAGTGATCGCCCTTCGATGCATAAAGTCTTGGAAATGCTCGAAGGAGAAGCAAATGATCTACAAGTACCTCCCAAGCCACTCTTTTATCCAACAGAAATGTCAGCAAGGGATGATGAAACTTGGACCGACAAAGACAATGATACTATATCTACTTCATCAATTAGTGCAACAACTTATGAAGCTTCGCATCTTGAGCAAACTAGTATTAGTATTAGACAAGCATAG
- the LOC104424594 gene encoding rust resistance kinase Lr10, whose product MVDANVSNMEIACTIELMAMIPGWVDGDELRSYAQIHEQMVYGFELSWLPIAAEMHCKHHYYWYISSKHKHQIRCGPKRNIFVAVLWCIYWFGVLLTNYGIVGFVVVKFILGAPCVMILLIRKWRRRHLAMDQNIEEFLQSNNNFLPIRYSYLNIKKITNGLKDKLGEGGYGSMFKGRLRSGHEAAVKILKKGKANGQDFMSEVATIGRIYHVNVVGLIGFCFEGSKQALVYDFILNGSLDKHIFSQGQGISLDCKEVYKIALGMARGIGYLHRGCDVQILHFDIKPHNILLDKDFTPKVSDFGLARLYPTNYNIVSLTTARGTLRYMASELVFKNLDGVSYKVDVYSFGKLLMEMASRRKNGDMMSKYSSQIYFPLWVHNQLSEGLEFPTEEVSEEERRTIKKMIIVGLWCIQWNPSDRPSMRKVLEMLEGEIDSLQISPKTLFYPTELSRPNDGTLTNEGNYTMASPSTSAISCESSPLEYTSTDIIQV is encoded by the exons CGATGCGAATGTCTCAAACATGGAAATCGCATGCACTATAGAGCTTATGGCAATGATACCTGGGTGGGTTGATGGCGATGAGCTTCGTTCCTATGCCCAAATCCACGAACAGATGGTTTATGGATTTGAACTTTCATGGCTTCCAATTGCCGCTGAGATGCATTGCAAACATCATTATTATTGGTACATCAGCAGCAAGCACAAGCACCAAATTCGGTGTGGACCCAAAA GAAATATTTTCGTCGCTGTCCTCTGGTGTATCTACTGGTTTGGTGTGCTCCTTACGAACTATGGCATCG TGGGATTCGTGGTTGTGAAATTCATCTTGGGAGCTCCATGTGTGATGATCTTGCTTATCCGCAAATGGAGGAGAAGACACTTAGCAATGGATCAAaatattgaagaatttttgcaatCTAACAACAACTTCTTACCAATAAGGTACTCTTACTTAAACATTAAGAAAATCACAAACGGCCTCAAGGACAAATTAGGCGAGGGAGGGTATGGTTCCATGTTTAAAGGAAGACTCCGTAGTGGCCACGAGGCAGCGGTAAAGATTCTAAAGAAGGGGAAAGCAAATGGGCAAGACTTCATGAGCGAAGTAGCTACCATAGGAAGAATTTATCATGTTAATGTGGTTGGACTGATTGGTTTTTGCTTTGAGGGCTCAAAACAAGCACTTGTCTACGATTTCATACTCAATGGATCTCTGGATAAGCACATTTTCTCACAAGGTCAAGGGATTTCTCTTGATTGTAAGGAAGTGTACAAGATTGCTCTTGGAATGGCTAGAGGGATTGGGTATCTTCATCGAGGATGCGATGTGCAAATTCTACACTTTGATATTAAGCCTCATAATATTCTTTTGGACAAGGATTTCACCCCAAAAGTTTCCGACTTTGGGCTCGCGAGACTGTACCCCACCAATTACAACATTGTGTCTCTGACTACCGCAAGAGGGACCCTCAGGTACATGGCTTCAGAGCTTGTCTTCAAGAACCTTGATGGCGTCTCTTACAAAGTCGATGTCTATAGTTTCGGAAAATTATTGATGGAAATGGCTAGTAGGAGGAAGAATGGGGACATGATGTCAAAGTATTCTAGTCagatttattttcctttgtgggTTCATAATCAACTTAGCGAAGGACTAGAATTTCCAACGGAAGAAGTTAGTGAGGAGGAGAGGAGAAcaataaagaagatgataatagtTGGTCTTTGGTGCATACAATGGAATCCTAGCGACCGCCCTTCGATGCGCAAAGTCTTAGAAATGCTCGAAGGAGAAATAGATAGTTTACAAATATCTCCCAAGACACTCTTTTATCCAACAGAACTGTCAAGACCAAATGATGGAACTTTGACTAACGAAGGCAATTATACTATGGCCAGTCCATCAACTAGTGCAATAAGTTGCGAAAGTTCTCCTCTTGAGTATACTAGTACTGATATTATACAAGTATAG